One Bombus pascuorum chromosome 4, iyBomPasc1.1, whole genome shotgun sequence DNA segment encodes these proteins:
- the LOC132906101 gene encoding secretin receptor-like yields the protein MRWIDDRIQIDRNITSQNATLQHRHCPPHFDGLLCWSYTEASTIAILPCPPETGLIYQLNSAANNLESNVRVIAMATKACLPNGQWYTNYDNIPGSNYSLCELPDEFTTRYLMETILEIDEMTDPRDYRNFESFLLAKWLPIVRLVSQIGYTTSFTMLVIAMIIFSLLRKLRNPRNRLHMHLFASFIMRAFMALIRDWIFVDGIRRTVDVVYLDEKNAFIKQRNFQTMICKGITSVWQYFIVANYSWILMEGLYLHNLVVWAFCADSSAINLYILLGWGLPVFVVVPWIIIRATIEDTFCWTTHQNPSLFLLIRIPIVISILFNFLLFLNIVRVLFIKFKTSVHLQRKKMQYSRWAKSTLVLVPLFGAHYTLFLGLSYHKDNRVELVWLFFDQFFASFQGSFVALLYCLLNLEVRTEIKRAWRIRWSKKANLCLSASRESRRRRSTRQCRQSNDYDHPAVTGTTARNALRSNDYWPNMLEMETR from the exons ATGCGATGGATTGATGACAGAAT ACAAATAGATCGGAACATAACGTCACAAAATGCAACGTTACAACATCGTCATTGCCCGCCTCATTTTGATGGGCTACTTTGCTGGTCGTATACCGAGGCCTCAACCATCGCCATTCTACCTTGTCCTCCTGAAACTGGCCTGATATACCAGTTAAATTCCGCAGCGAACAATTTGGAGTCGAATGTTCGCGTTATAGCGATGGCAACGAAAGCTTGTCTTCCAAATGGTCAATGGTATACAAATTACGACAATATTCCCGGGAGTAATTACAGTTTATGCGAGTTGCCCGATGAATTCACTACTCGCTACCTCATGGAGACCATCCTGGAAATAGATGAGATGACCGACCCTCGAGACTACAGGAACTTTGAATCTTTTCTGCTGGCT AAATGGCTGCCTATCGTCAGGCTCGTCTCTCAAATCGGCTATACCACATCTTTCACTATGCTGGTTATCGCGATGATCATTTTCTCTCTACTCAG AAAACTCAGAAATCCCAGAAACAGGCTTCACATGCATCTGTTCGCTTCTTTCATAATGAGAGCGTTCATGGCACTGATCAGAGACTGGATCTTCGTCGATGGCATTAGACGGACAGTGGACGTTGTTTATCTCGACGAAAAAAACGCTTTTATCAAGCAACGAAAC TTTCAGACAATGATCTGTAAGGGCATCACGAGTGTGTGGCAGTATTTTATCGTTGCTAATTATTCTTGGATCTTGATGGAGGGTTTGTACCTGCATAATCTGGTCGTTTGGGCGTTCTGTGCGGATAGTTCAGccattaatttgtatattttactgGGCTGGG gattgccTGTTTTCGTGGTTGTTCCTTGGATAATAATACGAGCCACGATCGAAGACACATTTTGCTGGACCACTCACCAAAAtccttctttatttcttcttataaGGATCCCCATCGTAATATCGATTTTG TTCAACTTTCTGCTGTTCCTCAACATTGTACGTGTCCTGTTCATCAAATTCAAGACGTCCGTACATTTGCAACGGAAAAAGATGCAGTACAG CAGGTGGGCCAAATCTACTTTGGTATTGGTTCCCCTATTTGGTGCTCACTATACTCTATTCCTGGGGCTCTCCTATCACAAAGATAACCGCGTGGAGCTCGTTTGGCTCTTCTTCGATCAATTCTTCGCCTCGTTCCAA GGTTCTTTCGTGGCACTGCTTTACTGTCTGCTGAACCTCGAAGTTAGAACGGAAATAAAACGAGCTTGGAGGATAAGATGGTCGAAAAAAGCGAACCTCTGCTTGTCAGCGTCTCGAGAatcgagaagaagaagatctACTCGCCAATGCAGACAATCGAACGATTATGATCATCCAGCAGTCACTGGTACCACTGCGAGAAATGCATTACGATCGAACGATTATTGGCCAAATATGCTAGAAATGGAGACAAGATAG